In Hemitrygon akajei chromosome 9, sHemAka1.3, whole genome shotgun sequence, the following are encoded in one genomic region:
- the LOC140732868 gene encoding NACHT, LRR and PYD domains-containing protein 3-like isoform X1 has protein sequence MAQVASSGGVPVASTSGKDTGPSSVIHEVLASLDDSQLLQLTYFYRDRLEQAMEGGVHGVSLALTAENQFSGEEHQIICNLADQGERVDSSKLLLSLVMEKDSRAQRVLWETFVKMWNAAPNLDRILKEMQIYGCDPSHQPIPAELLLTVLSELNDVQQKHKETLRAQTETLRVNTILMREKVEVFQLVDRYAELTVISTVRNRRLVEHELLARGRDHEEWREKHLRGELEKIRTDQLFQSSFSQIKSTSGSSAAVAGVAGIGKTTMLQKIVYDWAMGKIYQQFQFVFSFKFRDLNSINCRINLRELILDQYPYFGKILTEVWKNPEGLLFIFDGLDEFKHRIDFADSRRDTEPKHQCPDPESCCEVADIVYSLVQHKLLPGCSVLVTTRPTALHLLKKAEISVWAEILGFVGEEQKGYFIRHFEDKTVAEAVFKHVKENEILCTMSYNPSCCLILALALGPFFTKRDKDMQRVPKTITQLYCYYIYNILKNHGREIENPRDVLLRVGQMAFRGVSKKKIVFTDRDLISYSLQPSQFLSGFILEREDSARCVLYTFPHLTIQEFVAAVTPFLNPHPGDILKFLTEAHKTADGRFEVFLRFVAGLSSPKTARGLEEFLGPFSHETTCRVIDWVKEEVKRQSENARSEAGKRSLLNTLHYLFESQNRGLAQAALGSVETLSFSEMTLTPIDCAVLSHVIGFCDTIKQLDLVDCNIQFEGIQRLGPGLYKCQELRLGQNKLGDSGVKLVSAALRNPECKIQKLRLNNVGLTNSGAEDLASTLSTIPSLTELDLSDNELGDSGVKLVSVALRNPQCKIQKLWLNNVGLTDSAVEDLVSALSTIPSLTELILGFNSLTDQSVPALRRLILTHPSLKRIAMWGNRFSGTRRMELAFLQDPRPGLRVIL, from the exons ATAATCTGTAATCTCGCTGATCAGGGAGAGCGGGtggacagttctaaactcctcctgagcctggtgatggagaaagaCTCCCGCGCCCAGAGGGTGttgtgggaaacctttgtgaaaatgTGGAATGCTGCCCCAAATTTGGACAGAATACTGAAGGAAATGCAGATATATG GTTGTGATCCTTCCCATCAGCCAATTCCCGCTGAACTTTTACTGACGGTTCTCAGTGAGCTGAACG atgttcaacagaaacacaaggagactctgcgggcacaaactgaaacactgagagtgaacacgatcctgatgagggagaaggtggaggttttccagctggttgatcgatacgctgagctcacggtcatttctactgttcgaaatcggagactggtggaacatgagctgctggcaagaggcagagaccacgaggagtggagagagaaacatctccgcggagagctggaaaaaatccggacggatcagttattccagagcagcttttcacAGATTAAATCCACATCTGGGAgttcagcagcagtggccggagtcgccgggattgggaaaacaacaatgctacaaaagattgtttatgactgggccatggggaaaatataccaacaattccaatttgtcttcagtttcaaattccgggatttaaactccattaactgtagaataaacctgagggaactgattctggatcagtatccttactttgggaaaatCCTgacagaggtctggaagaacccagagggattgctgtttatatttgatggtttggatgaattcaaacacagaatcgattttgctgacagccggagagatacagaacccaagcaccagtgcccagatcccgagtcgTGTTGTGAAGTggctgacattgtgtacagtttagtccagcacaagctgctcccagggtgttcagtgctggtgaccacccgccccactgcgttacatttgtTGAAAAAGGCAgagatcagtgtctgggctgaaatcctgggatttgttggtgaggagcAGAAGGGATATTTcatcaggcattttgaagataAGACTGTAgcagaagctgttttcaaacacgtgaaagagaacgagatcctgtgcaccatgagctacaacccctcatGCTGCTTGATCCTCGCTCTGGCATTAGGTCCTTTCTTCACAAAAAGAGACAAGGACatgcagcgagttcccaagaccatcactcaACTATATtgctactatatttacaacatcctgaaaaaccacggccgtgagattgagaatcctcgtgatgtgttactcagggtgggtcagatggccttcagaggagtgtccaagaagaagattgtgtttacagatagAGATTTGATCAGCTAcagtctgcagccttcccagttcctgtccgggttcattttggagagagaggattctgcccggtgTGTGCtctacacattcccacacctcaccatccaagagtttgtagctgcagtcaccccattcctgaatccacatcccggggatatcctgaaattcctcactgaagcccacaaaacggcagatgggcgatttgaggtgtttctccgttttgttgctgggctCTCCTCCCCAaagacagctcggggcctggaagagtttctgggtccattttctCATGAAAccacctgccgggtgattgactgggtgaaggaggaggttaaacgccagagtgaaAACGcgaggagtgaagctggtaaaaggagccttctaaacacattgcactacctgtttgagtctcagaatcgtggactggctcaggccgcactgggatctgtggaaacactttcattcagtgaaatgacactgaccccgattgactgtgcggtcctgtctcatgtcatcggattctgtgatacaataaaacagctCGACCTGGTGGACTGCAACATTCAGtttgaaggaatccagcggctgggacccgggctgtacaagtgccaggagttgag ACTTGGGcagaataaactgggagattcgggagtgaaactggtgtctgcggctctgaggaacccggagtgtaaaatacagaaactgcg gctgaacaatGTTGGTCTCACAAATTCGGGTGCTGAGGATCTTGCCTCCACCCTCAGTACaatcccatcactgacggagctggacctcaGTGATAATGAACTTGGAGATTcgggagtgaaactggtgtctgtggctctgaggaacccgcagtgtaaaatacagaaactgtg GCTGAACAATGTTGGTCTGACAGATTCTGCTGTCGAGGATCTCGTCTCTGCTCTCAGTACaatcccatcactgacggagctgatcCTGGGATTCAACTCGCTCACAGACCAATCTGTCCctgctctccgccgcctcatactgacccaccCGAGTCTGAAGCGGATCgc TATGTGGGGGAATCGGTTCAGTGGGACCAGGAGGATGGAACTGGCATTTCTGCAGGatcccagacccggactgagagtgatcCTGTGA
- the LOC140732868 gene encoding NACHT, LRR and PYD domains-containing protein 3-like isoform X2, translating into MAQVASSGGVPVASTSGKDTGPSSVIHEVLASLDDSQLLQLTYFYRDRLEQAMEGGVHGVSLALTAENQFSGEEHQIICNLADQGERVDSSKLLLSLVMEKDSRAQRVLWETFVKMWNAAPNLDRILKEMQIYDVQQKHKETLRAQTETLRVNTILMREKVEVFQLVDRYAELTVISTVRNRRLVEHELLARGRDHEEWREKHLRGELEKIRTDQLFQSSFSQIKSTSGSSAAVAGVAGIGKTTMLQKIVYDWAMGKIYQQFQFVFSFKFRDLNSINCRINLRELILDQYPYFGKILTEVWKNPEGLLFIFDGLDEFKHRIDFADSRRDTEPKHQCPDPESCCEVADIVYSLVQHKLLPGCSVLVTTRPTALHLLKKAEISVWAEILGFVGEEQKGYFIRHFEDKTVAEAVFKHVKENEILCTMSYNPSCCLILALALGPFFTKRDKDMQRVPKTITQLYCYYIYNILKNHGREIENPRDVLLRVGQMAFRGVSKKKIVFTDRDLISYSLQPSQFLSGFILEREDSARCVLYTFPHLTIQEFVAAVTPFLNPHPGDILKFLTEAHKTADGRFEVFLRFVAGLSSPKTARGLEEFLGPFSHETTCRVIDWVKEEVKRQSENARSEAGKRSLLNTLHYLFESQNRGLAQAALGSVETLSFSEMTLTPIDCAVLSHVIGFCDTIKQLDLVDCNIQFEGIQRLGPGLYKCQELRLGQNKLGDSGVKLVSAALRNPECKIQKLRLNNVGLTNSGAEDLASTLSTIPSLTELDLSDNELGDSGVKLVSVALRNPQCKIQKLWLNNVGLTDSAVEDLVSALSTIPSLTELILGFNSLTDQSVPALRRLILTHPSLKRIAMWGNRFSGTRRMELAFLQDPRPGLRVIL; encoded by the exons ATAATCTGTAATCTCGCTGATCAGGGAGAGCGGGtggacagttctaaactcctcctgagcctggtgatggagaaagaCTCCCGCGCCCAGAGGGTGttgtgggaaacctttgtgaaaatgTGGAATGCTGCCCCAAATTTGGACAGAATACTGAAGGAAATGCAGATATATG atgttcaacagaaacacaaggagactctgcgggcacaaactgaaacactgagagtgaacacgatcctgatgagggagaaggtggaggttttccagctggttgatcgatacgctgagctcacggtcatttctactgttcgaaatcggagactggtggaacatgagctgctggcaagaggcagagaccacgaggagtggagagagaaacatctccgcggagagctggaaaaaatccggacggatcagttattccagagcagcttttcacAGATTAAATCCACATCTGGGAgttcagcagcagtggccggagtcgccgggattgggaaaacaacaatgctacaaaagattgtttatgactgggccatggggaaaatataccaacaattccaatttgtcttcagtttcaaattccgggatttaaactccattaactgtagaataaacctgagggaactgattctggatcagtatccttactttgggaaaatCCTgacagaggtctggaagaacccagagggattgctgtttatatttgatggtttggatgaattcaaacacagaatcgattttgctgacagccggagagatacagaacccaagcaccagtgcccagatcccgagtcgTGTTGTGAAGTggctgacattgtgtacagtttagtccagcacaagctgctcccagggtgttcagtgctggtgaccacccgccccactgcgttacatttgtTGAAAAAGGCAgagatcagtgtctgggctgaaatcctgggatttgttggtgaggagcAGAAGGGATATTTcatcaggcattttgaagataAGACTGTAgcagaagctgttttcaaacacgtgaaagagaacgagatcctgtgcaccatgagctacaacccctcatGCTGCTTGATCCTCGCTCTGGCATTAGGTCCTTTCTTCACAAAAAGAGACAAGGACatgcagcgagttcccaagaccatcactcaACTATATtgctactatatttacaacatcctgaaaaaccacggccgtgagattgagaatcctcgtgatgtgttactcagggtgggtcagatggccttcagaggagtgtccaagaagaagattgtgtttacagatagAGATTTGATCAGCTAcagtctgcagccttcccagttcctgtccgggttcattttggagagagaggattctgcccggtgTGTGCtctacacattcccacacctcaccatccaagagtttgtagctgcagtcaccccattcctgaatccacatcccggggatatcctgaaattcctcactgaagcccacaaaacggcagatgggcgatttgaggtgtttctccgttttgttgctgggctCTCCTCCCCAaagacagctcggggcctggaagagtttctgggtccattttctCATGAAAccacctgccgggtgattgactgggtgaaggaggaggttaaacgccagagtgaaAACGcgaggagtgaagctggtaaaaggagccttctaaacacattgcactacctgtttgagtctcagaatcgtggactggctcaggccgcactgggatctgtggaaacactttcattcagtgaaatgacactgaccccgattgactgtgcggtcctgtctcatgtcatcggattctgtgatacaataaaacagctCGACCTGGTGGACTGCAACATTCAGtttgaaggaatccagcggctgggacccgggctgtacaagtgccaggagttgag ACTTGGGcagaataaactgggagattcgggagtgaaactggtgtctgcggctctgaggaacccggagtgtaaaatacagaaactgcg gctgaacaatGTTGGTCTCACAAATTCGGGTGCTGAGGATCTTGCCTCCACCCTCAGTACaatcccatcactgacggagctggacctcaGTGATAATGAACTTGGAGATTcgggagtgaaactggtgtctgtggctctgaggaacccgcagtgtaaaatacagaaactgtg GCTGAACAATGTTGGTCTGACAGATTCTGCTGTCGAGGATCTCGTCTCTGCTCTCAGTACaatcccatcactgacggagctgatcCTGGGATTCAACTCGCTCACAGACCAATCTGTCCctgctctccgccgcctcatactgacccaccCGAGTCTGAAGCGGATCgc TATGTGGGGGAATCGGTTCAGTGGGACCAGGAGGATGGAACTGGCATTTCTGCAGGatcccagacccggactgagagtgatcCTGTGA